The following is a genomic window from Anopheles aquasalis chromosome 3, idAnoAquaMG_Q_19, whole genome shotgun sequence.
ACGATCTCAGATCAGGATCTCAGGAAAGGATTGTACATTGTAAGTGGCACCACAGACCCCTTGGGCCAGTTCCTTGgacacaccgcacaccttCCTGGTTTTCTGACGTCACAAAAAGACACCCGCCCGGtcgctcgcccgcccgcccgtcaACGGTATCCGCGTCACCAAAGGTCGTTCTGCGCTCGCCAACTCCGATGATCAACGATCGACGCTAGGGGTCGGCCAAGGAGGGGACCTGCagctgtctgctgctggtcatcGAGACCGAGATCCATCAAACCCACCCAGATACCCAGATGAATCGCGCggcggttcgttcggttcgctaCCACTCGGCTTTGCGGctttacctctctctctctctctctctctcgcgtgcaCGCGCCTTACGCTCCGTCCGCCGGTGGCTACTAAGCACTAAGGAGCGGTAAGAATCTCATCTGGTGCACGATCACCGAGCGACTTAGAAGagtacgatcgatcggtggcggtggcgttgaaATGAAACGGAGACACGGAGTCGCAGGAGAAGACGATGAGTGAAAGGGTACGAACAGCGACaccgggtggtgctggtggtggtggtgtgtcaggacaacgacgacgacgacgacgaccgtacGGGGTGGAGCTCACTATAAAAGCGCCCGGTACGGAACGGTCAGATATCATTCGCAGTTCAGAACCGTCCAGGTCAGCCTCAAGTGcagaaacgcaaacaaaacccacaaaccccctcccccaagTTCTTAAAATGGCTTTCATTAAAGTGAGTGTTCCTTCTTCCGACTCCTCCTGCCCCAGTGTGGTGTCCCTTTGAGTGCTTCCCGATAGTGGAACCCGTGGATCTaatcgtttccttccttctccgttCTCTACTCCTCAGTCCGTCGTGTGCCTGGCCGTGATCGGTGTTGCCGCCGCTGGTCTTGTACCGCTGGCCGCTGAATACAAGGGTGACTACTACGTAAGTATCCAGACCTCGAACGCAGTGAtggtcaacaaaaaaaattcgCCAATTTTTGCCCTTGTttgaggttcgtcgctttgagTCTTTTGAATTGCGCTGCGCAGCGTCGCAGTCGCCGAAGCGTTCTTGATGCATCTAATGCTGCTTCCGGGCAttcccgagggggggggggttagacATATCGCACCCCCTTTTAACATTGTTCTCGTGAAGATCGAGAACGTTCACTGTCGTTGATGCTGCTCCGGTGAGGCGCATTATTCCATTCAGTGTGACCAACTCCGCGTTTGAGAGCTGCAGTTCCGCTTTTGGGCAACGTTACGGTTACACCATTGCCGTAACTGACGCCCTTGATCGTGTTTTGatcacacatacgcacgcccGATGTgtgccgatccgatcgattgaactgtgtgcgtgcggaaAATGGAGTTTCCACATCGAGCAAACAGcgaatgtgctgctgctgctgctgctgctgctggagctgctttTTGATTCCTCACGACGATGGTCACGCACTCGTGATTTCATTAAGACGCAGCACCGCAGCATTCCGCAGTAGCGCATGGTGTTGTATCACTGTTTTACGCGGGACATTAGTGATCGTGTCGCTCGATCTGTTCCGCGCTGCTGTCCTCTGCTGTGTGGTGTGATCATCaacgcttcgttcgttcgttaaaAAAGAGGCTTTTGATTGATACTCGGCCTACTGAGTGGCCATTACGATAAGACGACAAGCGATTTGGGAAATAAACACAACCAAAGCAAACGGCGTGAAGGTCACCCAACCGTTTGGCCTCTCACTTTGGCGTTCACCCTAAAAAAGTGTGAcgctttttgtggccagatTTTGATTTCCGATTTCCTCGTTGCTCGGTTTGCAGGCTCACCCACAGTACTCCTACAACTATGGTGTCCATGATAGTTTGACCGGAGATGTAAAGTCGCAGGTGGAGAGCCGCGACGGTGATGTTGTGAAGGGCCAGTACTCGCTGGTCGAGCCGGACGGTTCGGTGCGCACCGTCGACTACACCGCCGATGACATCAACGGATTCAACGCCGTCGTCAGCAAGTCGGCCCCGTCCGTCCACGCCAAGACCGTCGTTGCCCATGCCGCCCCGGCCGTCCACGTTGCCCACGCTGCCCCAGCTGCCGTGTACACCAGCCACCATGCTGCCCCGGCCGCCGTCTATGCTAGCCATCATGCTGCCCCGGCCGCCGTCTATGCTGCCTCCCCGCTGAAGACCGTTGTGTCGCACGCCCCGGCCGTCTACGCTGCCCACGCCCCGGCCGTCTACGCTTCGCACGCCTATGCTCCGGCTCACGGAACCGTCGAGTACCACGGCAAGGCCGCCGCTCCTCTGGCTTACTACCACCACTAAGCACCTCCAACGATGCTCAGCGATGCGCGCCCTTCCCGATTCCCGACACACCCAGCTCCtacccaccccacccctcgCCATGATGCTTTCGGTTTAAAGAGGTGCCAGCCCCTGTAGTGGCCGAGTCCGTGCGCGCTGTCAACACTGCCAAAAAAAGCGTCATGGAATCGGAACAAGCGCCCCTGGCTCCACGCCTCTTTAAACCTGAAAACCCTCTCAAAGGCCACCGCAAACGTAACGAAGGACTCGAGGAAGCAGGCTAGCACATCACACTcgccgatggatggatggatggatggaaggaatggaacaGGAACGGAACTGCAACTGCTGGACTGATGGACGGACCTCTGATGAACTGCTGATGATACTCGTGCCCGTCGAAAGGCGAGGGGATGTGCGGtaattgtgtgtgttttgggaaCCTCCAAGCGGGGGGACCTAGTTCCGCAACGCACATTCCCTCAGAGCCCAAGCGATCcggtttgcttttcttgttttccgtttcgattcgttgttttccattcaatcatcatcaagtgGTGGCGAAGCTGATGGCGAGCCTTCATCTTGATGcctccctttttccacgcTCGCAGCGCAGCCAGGAGACGGAGGGCAATCAAACTTGTACAGAAATGAATGTATACCGATGATGATATTAATTTAAAACCGaacaataaaatcaaatacaaAAATAACCGTGCAAagctttttttatttaaaaaaacacaactaCATGGATGCGCTTTATGGGGATTGTCCTTAGGGATAGGAAATTGAAAGTGGAAATCAGTAGCACAATTCGCTGGCTTTTGTCGCTTTCTTTTCGTATTAAAAGCATTTCCAACATTATGCAGAGCATCGAGCATTCGATCTGCTAACATGAACAACTACTTTCCGATGTTTATTGAGAAATATCAGTAACATTGCTGTGATATTCTACTAGTTTATGCTGCTGGAACTACCTGAATtaacttataatctaacaaaagAACATCGATTTGTACATTTGCAAGTGATCCAGCACGTGGCTACGATGTGTACCGAGAAAACtacatttttgcaaacatttaaTGATAAATTTGATACAATGGATGAAgcttttaataaatcttccccaaactagaaccaaatattcttgaaaagttgtagttctGTGTGACATTAACTTGAACAAATtgagttgaatggtttctttaaaaaaatcgtcgaaaagAGGCGTTTTCGgaccaaatcaaaagacttgctcttttaagcgacgaacccggtttgattgCCGGTTTGAAACgcctttctaaatttgatgccatggccgtagttttcaacaaatcttctCGAAAATACTActtaatatttttgaaaagttgcagtttcaTATGCCATTCACGGAAAGCcattaaattgaatggtttctttacaaaaaatcatcaaaaatcacccttttttggcccaaaCAATTTCCGTAGATTGCATAACTCCAGGGGATTTAGCTTCAACGCGCCGAAACTGCAGAAAACATAGAACCCACGCAAACGGAAGGGTTTTACCGAAAAAAGCTTATCTTTCTGCTTAAGAATTTAGTTTAATTTGCCCTCTGAGTGCTCCAGCATCTCACTCAAAGCATCCTCCAGCTTCATCCAATGTGCTATCGATGACAAAACCAGGAGTAATGAGATTGCGCACGTAACCATTGGACCATGCGGTTTGCCATTAGCCTCACCGCTTTCGCAAGGTGTACAACGTGGACAACGGCAGCATCGCAACGACAGCGTTTGACAACCGTCAATTTCCCATCACTTTTCGGTTCGGCCTGATCGAATGGCTCAATCTGCTTCTGCCTTCTGTCTTCGTTGTCAGCGAGTGGAGCCACTCTGACTGTCCGTGTTCTGTTTTGGGAAATTTGTCTTCCGTCATGCTGCGGTGGGCTAATTAgcatttttccacccaccgccaccacccatcTGATGTGATTCTGTGCTGTATGGCAATGCAATGTCGCCACACCAGTGGCctgcgacgatgacgatgctcatgatgatggcggGATGGCTAATTTAGAATGCCAGCAGCCAACaacttgctgttgcttctgttgctgctgttgctactgtgtTTAGTGAAGGTCGATGGGCTAGGCGGGAGGAGTGTTGGTGTAAAGCGGTCCGTGCTGCACAACCGTTTTGGCGATGGCATTGTTGATTGAACGTTGCTCAAAGCGACCAGCTTGCTTACCGTCTTGTTTGTCTGTCACTCTCCCGTCTTCCGTAAGCCGTCGTAGGGTcacacggtttttttttcggtgaaccGGTTTACGCaaggcgatcgcgatcgcaagtGCTGCTTTAGCTGCTTTTGTCCTACTCGAGCTCTTATCGCGCTCACCGTATCAGCATGctgcccattttttttttgtggtgaaCATCGCGTTCTCATCGGGTCGTTAGCGATGAAGGGAAGCTGGAACGAAGCTGATTTGCAAACGATACCGCTGATGGTCGTCGGTGGTTGGGAGAGAGCCACTCACAGAGAAGCAAATTATATCATTTGCCTCAGCTTCACTTGCCCAGCAGGCACTCCACAAACCAAAGGCAGCACTATTGTGCAATACCAGTGCGCTCGAGACAAGTGCAAGCTCGACAACGATCTGCTAGTCAAAGGATTAACctcatcgccgccaccgcaaACCGTTGATCATAATCAACACCAGCCGACGGTACTCTCGTGATCGTTATATCTCGTCTGACCGGGTTTGGATCCCTTTTCACTTGCTTTCCACCGACGCAACGAGAGGAGAATCTAAAACACGTACCATTAACCACCCAGCTAGCGtccagcacgcacacactaatTGATTGTCTTTATTTACGTCTGCACCCCTCGTAACAGCGGCTTGGCCAGCACGCTCGATGGATTTCCCGATGGATTGAAGATGCGTCAATGGATTCCATCTTCATGACCTGGTGCCAAACGGGTGGTCAAGtttcccacccccccaccccgcccaGTACCACCCAACAAGCAGCGGGTGTGTTTCTCCTCCCCTTCTTATCTCGGTTTATGAAGCAGCAGTACGGGGCGCGTgtggaatgaaagaaaaacctgTCCGCGAGATGCGTTCGAGTTCGACAgcttcttttgctccttcAATCGTcaatccagtccagtccaagTCCCTGGACCGTGGTCCAGTGCGGAGCATCGTCTTCGGTTGGGTACAGAAATGGGTGATTAAATAATAACTGGAACCAACAATGGGCCACAGTCACCGTGGAATGAATGGCAGCCGGTTGGATGGATTATGGTTCCTGGTTTCACCGGCGGCCGTCCTGCCGGCGGCTGGCCAACGAAATTAGGTTGATTGAGCCATTAGCACGCTTTTGGAGGGCAACGGGCCATCTGCTTGCCTCTCGGGACAGGTGGAAAAATCggtggggtggaaaaatgaaacggaGAGCCGCGCCAAATCACATGGAAACGAGCTGCAATTGATTCGCTGCCTAGCGGCCGATTGTAACCGAGCTGGCGCCCTCCATCGTCTGTTAAATAGATTATCGATCGCAGGTTGTTGTGCGGTGCAGGCGATAttgtgatggatggatggatgggcgcCAGAGATGAGCCTTATTCGCTTATGTCACTAGTCACCGTCGAAGACGGACGATGATTTCTCGGTTGTTCAGTGATGAAGTAGGTGATGATgacaccatcgtcatcaccggtttgtggctcgctcgctctctctcactggggCACTGGTTAACTATGTTTTGGGAGCAGCGATTCCCGGTGCACTATGGTGCGGTTGCATGAttgaaccacaaaaaaaacgaaccgcCGATGATATAACTCCCAGCCCAGTGCACTCATTCTGCAGCCAGAACAAGGCCAGATCGAGGCAGTTGAGGGACGATCGGTTAACGATCTttcgtagcagtagcagcagcagcagccccggtGGCTTCTCATTGATGAAAgggatttttatgtttcgctttaGGTTTTTATGAATCCACTGGCCgcgccgctggctggctgaactTGAATCCATTCAAGATCGCAACGGGACAATCCACCGTTCGGGCATTGTGTGCTGCGTTCGCGCACTTTGGTGGCCATTATGATCGTCGTCGCGCCAGACCTTGCGTCGTTTCGCGCTTCGCTGCCCATAACTCATAATTAACATGGGCCCGCAAACcgcaacctctctctctgtctctctcgggttccccagaaaaaaaactacccaAGTATTGTCAACTACTCCTCCATTGAAACTTGCCCCACCGGGatggatggagcagcagcagcagcgccacaaGAAATAGTTTGCCACTGACCTAGACTTCCCCCCAAAACGAAGAAGCCCTGCCATTGGAATCAGACACATCGCGCAAAGAGATTGGAACGGATTGCCAACATTCTGGGCGAAATGATCATCTTACGCAATGCGTCGGTGAGCCCGTCTGTCGATGGAAGAAGAGCAGCAATTAGCTCAATTACTCGGGGCCCGTGGACTAAAATGTTTGACGAATTTTTCGTACCGAAATCATTCGAAGGGAAAAATAGGGGCGGACTTTCACAATTGTGTGTGAATCAGAGAGCGATGGTGCATTATTGGCACAATTGGATGCCTtttggatggctggctggtgactGGAGCTGGTGTGAATTGTGGCTGATTGACGCGCGCGCTCCCTGGTCCATGAGATACCGGAGGTGTCGCCGCTTACGACATAATTGTTTTTCTAGGTGTTGGTGGCACTGATCATTTGGCGGCTTGGAATGGTTTATCTTGAATGGCTTAATTTTAACTAAATTCAATCCGTCCGCGTACGAAACGTTGAAGAAATTGTAAAGCAGATGAAGGTGTAAGGAGGTTCACCAATTAAATCCAATCTAATATTCGTTGGAAATAAGATGTCGAAAGGATAGTTTCTCACCAAAGATCTGTACACATGAGGGAATTGTTCTGCAGAAACTGCGAAAACTACGCAAAGTAAAAATTAAGACagagaaaaatcaaaaacaaaaaagagaccTTACACTAACGCAAAACAAATAAGAGCTTTATCCTATTTCATTAATAGAAATCTCTACATTAAAAACAGAGTTAGAGAAAAATACAACCACACGCAGTCTTGTTCTATTCAATGTTTATTTAGTAAGGAACGCATTAGATCAAATACACAAGGACAATCAACTGATACAGAATACATTTCTCTTAAACAGAAGTAATATTTGTATAAAAAGCAACGTAAACAATCTTTTCTAAATAAACTATGACTAAAATTGGACTACCACTATTACAACCCCTactttcatcttcttctttcaatcTGCTCAGCAAAGTGAGAGCACTTGCAGCTGATCTTTAAAAGTAGGTCTATTATCACCAACCGACAAGCAAGCACCCGGCGCTCTGACCTACCTCTTAGGCTTAGTACGCTACGCTTACACGTATTTCAATCCCCAAACCCCGTAACGCCATCACACACTTTCCCGCCAACGATCGATTGCGCAAAATGCTGGGTAATTGTTCACTAGCggcacagcagaagcagcactaCCGAGGTGCACTTGGCTCCATTAATGTTTCACCCTCATgtcatcttccttttttgtctcACCTCCTGTGCTCCTCATCAGTACCTCAACCGTGCACCAgtgcaccgaaccgaaccgcgacGGGTGGTTAATGCTGCAATAAAAGCCTCGCGACATTCAACTCACctcacagccagccagccagccagccgggaaTGTGTTGCAAATCTCTCCTACCTACCTACCTACCACACAGGGACAGGGAACATCAGCATCTTGTTTGTGagccaccatggccaccggtgagGCTAAGCCGATGCTAGGGCCGTCTTTACATGTGCGCACGAGTGGCTGCTGCGATCATGAACTTTGTGCGCCGCGGATCGGATTTGCTCCAAATTCTCTTCTCGCAACCGCGATCACATACCGATGCTCACCGATGTTATGCTCTTGTCggtgagccagccagcataacCTTCGGTCGATTGGTCGGTTGATCGACTTATTGAACATTCTCATCACGAGGTTGTTCACGAAGCCAAATGTTACTGGAGCGCATGAAGCAGCCGTGAGCTCAAGGATGGGGGCATTGAGGGCACAATTTGGAGCCCTTTTGTCACCTGGCAACCTCTTGTGTGCTCCGTggcatgtgctgctgctgctgctgctgctgctgcttcagcagcACTAATAACAATAATCCTCAACCCGTTACCTAATTGTCGTTCACTCGAGGACGTCCACGGGGGAGATGACTGTGAATGGTGTCCTCGCACTAATTTCGCGACCGGACACGGCATCGAACGGACCGCCAATCTAACGACTTAATCGAAACTGTCGCCAGTGCCGGTGTGCAAGGTTGAACCGATCGTTCCGATGAACTTTTAACCcactgtccgtctgtccgtctgtttgtctgctgctgccgtcgcctGTTGCGCGCACTGGCGCTGTTTGTTCTCTTCAGTTTAAGTGGCCAGCGGTCGGCGGTTTAGATTTTACGATCAACGCCTCCGCCTTGGCCGGAcgtgttcgtttgtttcgttggCTCGTAACAAAACGGAATCATGTGCTTACCCTCTGTTCGAATCGATTGCACAAACCGGCACCGTTCGGCAGCTCGTAAAGCGGCGCTTTTCTCTCATTAACAGCGCACCAGCACTGTGTCCCGCTGTGCCaaagggatgctgctgctgcattattAGGTTGCCAAACCTCAGCatgatggtgccgatggtgcatCCACCCT
Proteins encoded in this region:
- the LOC126576764 gene encoding cuticle protein-like, with amino-acid sequence MAFKFAVFASIIAIAAAFPGGYGDYYGEHQLEGGHQQYGQVARISLGDGHGHHEYHDDEHVDYYAPPKYAFKYGVNDFHTGDVKSQHETRDGDVVKGQYSLVEPDGSVRTVDYTADKHSGFNAVVHKTAPVSHHQGGHFSEPSRSASSAETQTKPTNPLPQVLKMAFIKSVVCLAVIGVAAAGLVPLAAEYKGDYYAHPQYSYNYGVHDSLTGDVKSQVESRDGDVVKGQYSLVEPDGSVRTVDYTADDINGFNAVVSKSAPSVHAKTVVAHAAPAVHVAHAAPAAVYTSHHAAPAAVYASHHAAPAAVYAASPLKTVVSHAPAVYAAHAPAVYASHAYAPAHGTVEYHGKAAAPLAYYHH